One Melanotaenia boesemani isolate fMelBoe1 chromosome 8, fMelBoe1.pri, whole genome shotgun sequence DNA segment encodes these proteins:
- the rnf2 gene encoding E3 ubiquitin-protein ligase RING2 codes for MTQTIQTNGVQPLSKTWELSLYELQRTPQEAITDGLEIAVSPRSLHSELMCPICLDMLKNTMTTKECLHRFCADCIITALRSGNKECPTCRKKLVSKRSLRPDPNFDALISKIYPSRDEYEAHQERVLARISKHNNQQALSHSIEEGLKIQAMTRLQRGKRPTVENGSGAEDNGDSSHCSNASVHSNQEAGPSIKRTKMSDDSGLDMDNAAENGGADSVIDGGASEIELVFRPHPTLMEKDEGHNSVEFVPRYIKTSGNATVDHLSKYLAVRLALEELRRNAEASPVNMEAASEKQYTIYIPTAGNQFTVLNGSFSLELVSEKYWKVNKPMELYFAPTKEHK; via the exons GAAGCCATCACAGATGGCCTGGAGATAGCGGTGTCCCCGAGGTCCTTACACAGTGAACTAATGTGCCCGATCTGTCTGGACATGTTGAAGAACACCATGACAACCAAAGAATGTCTGCACCGCTTCTGTGCTGATTGTATTATTACAGCTTTGAGATCtgg TAATAAAGAGTGTCCTACCTGTCGGAAGAAGCTTGTGTCAAAGAGATCGCTGCGCCCAGACCCAAACTTTGATGCTCTGATCA gTAAAATTTATCCAAGCCGCGACGAGTATGAAGCCCATCAGGAGAGAGTTTTGGCTCGTATTAGCAAACACAACAATCAGCAGGCGCTCTCCCACAGCATAGAGGAGGGGCTGAAAATACAGGCTATGACCAG ACTGCAGCGCGGTAAGAGACCCACAGTGGAGAACGGTAGCGGGGCTGAGGACAACGGAGATTCTTCCCACTGTAGCAACGCCTCTGTCCACAGTAACCAG GAGGCGGGTCCAAGCATCAAACGCACCAAAATGAGCGATGACAGCGGATTGGACATGGACAATGCTGCTGAGAACGGAGGAGCAGACTCTGTGATCGATGGGGGGGCCAGTGAAATAGAGCTGGTGTTTAGGCCTCATCCCACCTTGATGGAGAAGGACGAAGGTCACAACAG CGTGGAGTTTGTCCCCCGCTACATTAAGACGTCCGGGAACGCCACAGTGGATCACCTGTCCAAATACCTGGCTGTCCGTCTGGCTCTGGAGGAGCTGAGAAGAAATGCTGAGGCCAGTCCTGTTAACATGGAGGCAGCGTCAGAGAAACAGTACACCATCTACATACCTACCGCTGGAAACCAGTTCACT GTCCTGAATGGTTCCTTCTCCCTGGAGCTGGTCAGTGAAAAGTACTGGAAGGTCAATAAACCCATGGAGCTGTACTTCGCCCCGACTAAAGAACACAAGTAG